The Eurosta solidaginis isolate ZX-2024a chromosome 4, ASM4086904v1, whole genome shotgun sequence genome includes a window with the following:
- the LOC137248748 gene encoding odorant receptor 7a-like: MFDLIKGRGRAVFASSDAVIYLFNFYKFIGLNPPSKYRIPYFIYSAIITSFSALLIPVLFSVSLYNDLNVLSIMEILQYLAGLLNTLAIPVKTLTFLSNVKSLRSIDTILAKLDKYYTSPVDQIKIKRCAIFCNLLVFVFGVSYAMYMSATSFGALVTGRASYAFWIPYLDWRNSKLEYYVQFVFDFFVVFYALGHQLVYDTYPAIYIYITRTQIQLLARRVERLGYDEQKRQDQNVNELTECISVHQDILTFVNIYKPVVSITIFAQFFVTAAILSVNMINIVIFANLQTRIASCFYYFTVTLQTLPTCYQASQLEIDCEKLSLAIFHCNWGMQSKRFHNLLVYFLHRSQDLIPLTAMKLVPINLSTNLSIAKFSFSLYTFIQKMGLDDKLKK; this comes from the exons atgtttGATTTAATAAAAGGACGCGGTCGTGCAGTATTCGCTTCTAGCGATGCAGTCATTTACTTATTCAATTTTTATAAATTCATTGGACTTAATCCACCATCTAAATATCGTATACCATATTTTATTTACTCAGCGATCATAACATCCTTCTCTGCACTTCTTATACCCGTTCTATTTAGTGTTTCTTTATACAACGATCTAAACGTACTATCCATAATGGAAATCTTACAATATCTCGCCGGTTTATTAAATACCCTTGCTATACCCGTTAAAACACTGACGTTCCTCTCAAATGTGAAAAGCCTACGCAGCATTGACACAATTTTAGCTAAATTGGATAAATATTATACATCGCCGGTagatcaaattaaaattaaacgtTGTGCAATTTTTTGTAATCTTTTAGTATTCGTTTTTGGAGTTTCCTATGCCATGTATATGTCGGCAACTTCTTTTGGCGCATTAGTGACTGGTCGTGCTTCTTATGCATTTTGGATACCATACTTGGATTGGCGTAATTCCAAATTGGAGTACTATGTACAATTTGTTTTCGATTTCTTTGTAGTCTTTTATGCCTTAGGGCATCAACTTGTTTATGATACATATCCagctatatatatttatataacgcGTACGCAAATTCAATTGTTGGCGAGACGTGTGGAACGTTTGGGCTATGATGAACAAAAACGTCAAGATCAAAATGTGAATGAGCTAACGGAATGTATTTCTGTTCATCAGGATATTCTCAC aTTTGTCAACATTTATAAACCCGTCGTATCTATAACAATATTTGCGCAATTTTTTGTTACCGCCGCTATATTGAGCGTCAATATGATCAACATTGTCATCTTTGCTAATTTACAAACTCGTATCGCCTCATGTTTCTATTACTTCACTGTCACCCTACAAACTTTGCCAACATGTTATCAAGCATCACAGTTGGAAATTGATTGTGAGAAATTGTCTTTGGCTATATTTCATTGTAATTGGGGTATGCAAAGTAAACGTTTTCATAATTTGTTGGTATATTTTTTACATCGTTCTCAAGATCTTATACCGCTTACGGCTATGAAATTAGTGCCGATAAATTTGTCGACTAATTTGTCG attgctaaattttcgttttcgctttacacttttatacaaaaaatgGGGTTGGACGATAAGCTgaagaaataa